The genomic segment TAAAGTCGCGGCGCAGAGGCTCGTTGATCACGTCAAATACATTCAGCTGAAAAAATTCGTAGAAGAAAAAAAGCCCGGCAGACAGGCAGGTTATCCATGCCAGGAGCGGTCTTGAGGGCACATGAGCGCGAGATTGCGCAACGAGGAGGTCAGACAATGGTGCTCCCTGAACAGTGCATAAAAAACTGCGACAAATTATACCGCAGCTTTACCGAAATTGGTACCTTTTAATGACAACATGTTGTTAAAACATGCGCCACAACGACTCTACGGGCCGGGTCTGGCGAAACCGCAGATAAAGCGCACACAGCGGATACAGAATCGCAATGCCGAAGAGCCAGGTTGCAAGCACCTGCATGCCGGAGAAGTCTTTGGCAGGGAGTGCCACTGACAGTCCGTAATAGACAAACCAGTGCAGAATATAAAAAAAGAGGGCGCACTGTCCGATGGTTCTTATGGGCGACAGCAGGGTGCGCAGCATGGCGCTTCGCGCGGCGTAATCGAGGTGGTAGAGCAGTGCCAGGTTAATGCCGCAGGAGAACAGATAGTAATTAATGGATGGCGGATATTTGCTTAAACACAGCAGTGCCATCACGCTAAAGGTGTGTGAAGGGTCAAAGTCGCGGTAATCGCCGATTTTAAGGCCGAGGGTCATGTTTAACGTCATAAAAACCGCGAGTGTTCCGATAAATATCAGCGCGATTCTGCCAATTATGGGAATAAAATCGCGCGGATGACGGCGCATCAGATGGCCAACCATTAACCCGGTCATTACGCCCGGCAACCATGGCAGGGGAGTAAAGTCAAAGGAAAGCGGGATGCCGTAATGCATTACGCCGCCAAGGAGCAGAAGGGTTTGCCAGAAATTTGGTGTAATGTGCTGATTTTGCAGATAGTTTACATACAGCTGTTGAGGAATAACGATGGCGATGATGATGAGCAGCGGCAGCAGAAAAGGGGTATTAAGACGCCATGAAACGTATTCTACGCAGGCGGCCACCATCATGCAGATGCCAAGCGCAAAAAGCACTCCCATGTAAAAATAGAGCGTGTTTTCGGCAATAATCTCAAAAAGCTGTAAAACCGTAAATTGCAGCAGCACCAGTATCATGCCGCGCAGTAAAAGGTGGTTACGCGATTTTTCCAGGGACCAGCCGTCTTTCCTGCGGGAGGTGTAAAAAAAGACGATGCTGACACCCATCAGCATAAAAAAACCGCCTGGAACAATCAGAGTGAAAAGCTGGTGCAGAACATCAACGCCACTGGTGCCCCTCCAGATGAGGCTGGCGTTCCAGTACGTGTTCTCATAGTCAGAGGAGCCGATGTAATCGCGCGTGTGGCAAAGCGCCATCATTATCATGATGAGGCCACGCAGCCAGTCGACTGATGGAACGCGCGTGCTGGCAACCGCTGTCGTTTCGGTCGTGAGGGTGTCACAACAGGATGTCTGCATCGATTGCTCCCTGCACAAAAAAATATGGTATGGTCGTTATTGTAAGTTCATTTCTTCTTGGGAAAAACGGAAAACAGGAGTGTCCATGAAACAGGGAAGTTCATCGCTCATGCTGTCCATCATGCTGTTTTTTTTATGTGCTGACAAGGTGTATTCGGCGCCTGTTAACGCCATTACCGATTTGCAGCCCACCCTTATTGTGCTTTCCATTGACAGTTTTCGTAACGATTATCTTGAAACGCTGTCAGTGCCAACCCTTTCTGCTCTGGCGCAAAAAGGGGTGCATGCGCCCCTCATCGCGGTCTTTCCGAGTATCACTTTTCCTAATCACTATTCAATCGCCACCGGTCTTTATCCTGAACACCACGGTATAATCATGAACGAGTTTGTTTCAAAAACCATGAAAGAGCCGTTTACCTATACCGGACACCGCCCAACGGTCAAAGACCCTGAGTGGTGGAAGGGCGAGCCCATCTGGGTATCGGCAGAAAAGCAGGGGCAGCGCACGGCATCGGCGCTGTGGCCGGTTTCGGGATTTGCCGTTCAGGGAGTACGTACGGCCTATTACGAGGATTATCCCGAAGATGCACCTCCAGACGCAAAGGTGGACAGGATTCTCGCGTGGCTCGATTTACCGCAAAAAGAGCGCCCAACCCTCTTACTGGGATATTTTGAAAACCTTGATAATGCCGGACATGCACAGGGACCGCGTTCACAGGCCGTGCGAGACACGGCAAAGACCATCGATGCGGCGATTGGACGGCTTCTTCAGGGGCTTCAGGCACGGGGTATCGCCCAAAAGGTCAATCTCGTGATTCTTTCTGACCATGGCATGAGCCCAATAAACCCCAAAAAAGTCATTGATTTGATGCAAATTATTCCCGAAGATTCCTTGCAGGCCATAACGGATTCCGATGCGGTGGTGGCTGTTTATCCGAAGCCCGAAAAACTGGAAGCCGTGTATGAACGGCTTCGTCATACGCCCGGAATGCGCACGTATCGCGATACGGATATTCCTTCAGATTTTCACTTTCGCTCGACGCATACGCCGCCCATTCTCTGCGTTGCCGATGAAGAAGGTTATCTGCTTGCCAAACAAAAAGAGCCGCAAAAGGGAACCCACGGATACGCGCCGCAACTGCAAAGCATGCAGGCGGTATTCATCGCAGTGGGGCCTGCTTTTAGGGAAAAGTATACCCGTAGCGCGATAGCCAATATCCACCTCTATTCACTGTTTGCGCATCTTTTAGGCCTGCAACCGGTAAAAACCGATGGTACGCTTTCTTCACTCAGGGATATTTTGAAGTAACTATTCACCACATTCACCAAAAAGCCATATTTGGCGCATCTTGAGCGAATGCATTACAAAAAACTGCTCACATACCGGTGTATGCTGCGCTTTTTTTGTAATGCATTCGCTCAACCTGCACTCAAATCTGACTTTTCCCCTAAAGCATTCAAAATGTGGTGAATAGATACATTTTGAAAGTAGCGCCGTCAAAGCGTCAGGCTGCATCGGGCGCTTTGGCAGTGCCGGCTTTAGGGGTATCCCGGGTGGTTTGAGTCGGGGCGTCTTCAACCACGACCGCGCGGTACAGTCCTTTGCATTCCGGGGTGCTCCAGACGCCGCGGGTAATGCCCTGTTCGGTAAGTTTGTAGAGGTAAAAATCAATGCTGTCTCGCCAGCGGGTACGCCCGCTGGTGCCGCTCGCCACCAGTTTACCGTGGACGAGATAAATGCCGCCGGCCTCATCGACACTCAGAGCCGTGTGGCTGATGCGAACACCGTTGCTGGTAATAATGGGGCGCGCGCCGCCATCTTCCTGCAGCACGTGGCGAAAGGTGCCGGGCGCATGTGCCTCACAGTAGGCTTTGGTAATGCCCTTGCGGTTTGGCATGGCGCGGTACCACGTGCCCTCCCAGATTACGCCAACAGTTTCTGCAAGGCTCTCACCCATCGGCAAAATGACAAACATAACGGCGAGTAGTGCCTGCAGAAATCGGTGCATTGGGCGTCCTGAAGCTCGTGAGCGTTCAGAATAACATGCTAATCCCATGCCAGAAATCGGGCGATGGATTTGCCGGTTCGCGACTTTTTCGCGGCTTTCTGAGCGAGGGCGCGTGTGCTTTCAGGGGCAAGCGCGTTTTCAAGGCTCACGAATGCATAGCCGTTCTGGCGATACATGTTAATAATATCGGGAAGCACGTAAGCATTGAGCAGGTTCGCGTGTACGAGCAGAATCTGTGGTTTATCGCTCTGACGGTTGATGCGGTTATGTTCCTCGGCGGCGATGGTTTGCTGCCAGATAAAGTCGAGGTAGCAGGCGCGCAGGGAATCAAGAAAGCTGCGGCGTTGTTTTTCGGGGATGTTCATGAGCAGCTGATTAAACACGAAATCGCGGCTGTCAATCGTGATGGGGGCAATTTGGTAATGCAGTTCCTGAAGATGCTGCAGCAGGCGCTCCTTTTTTGCGCCATTGCCCATGGCGAGGTACGGATATCTGAAGTAACGTGTAGTGTCTTCCATGAGCGGCGACAAAATTTTATCGGCGGCATCAATTTCATGTAAATCCGATTCGAGGCTTAAACGTGCAAGGTTTGCATGTGTCAGGGTATGGTTGCCAATGCCAAACCCCGCTTCACGAAACTTTTGCAGTGCCGCCCAGTTCGTGGGATTGACCTTGCTCGCGATGACAAAGCCCGTAGCCGGTACTTCGCCGGTTTTAAGTGCGTCGATAATCATGTTGAGGTGAAAATTGGTATCTTCACCGACAAAAGGAAGATCATCGATGGTGATGGCGATTTCACGTTTTGCGGCAAAGAGTGGCGAGGCCAGAATGAGCGCCGCCAGGAGCGCCATCAGTGTGCGGAAAATTGACATATTTTGATGTTACAGATAAATAAGACCATTCTGGTGCCAGATGATACGCTATTCTGCCGGTGGCGGCAAATCCGACACAGCGTCCGTCATCGAAAGATAGCGGTCTTTCAGGCGCACATAATGCGCGGCAGAGTACTCCAGTTTGCGCATGTCATCCTCAGTGAGGGCGCGCACCGGTTGTGCCGGGCTGCCGCGATACAGCCACCCGCTCTCAAGGCGCTTTCCGGGAGGCACGAGACTTCCGGCCGCGAGCAGGACGTGGTGTTCAATGTGAGCACCATCCATTACCTGTGCGCCAGTGCCAATCAGGCTGTAATCGTCAATACGACATCCGTGCAGAACCACCTGGTGCGCAATGGTCACCCCCTCGCCAAGAACGAGAGCAAAGCCGCCGGGCGTCCATGGACCATCGTGGGTCACATGCAGAATCGCGCCATCCTGAATATTGGTCTCACGCCCGATATGAATGGCGTTGACATCGCCGCGCACCACGCTCATCGGCCAGACAGATGCGTCCTCACCAAGGCGCACGTTGCCAATGACCACCGCATGCGGGTCAATATAGACCCGCTCGCCGCATTGCGGAAAACAGTCACCAAAAGGGCGTAGAGAGGTTTTCATGCCGGTTCCTGAAAAGCCGTAAATGTAGCGGCTTCGGCAATTGGAAGCAAGGTGTGTCAGGAAAAGGACTTTGTATAAACATTGAGGACACGCCCTCTTGTACGCGTCTCCGTCATGCGCCGACACCTTTTGCACTCGAGGAGGCGTTGGCATATCATGAAACATTATCATCACAGGGATGAAGGTCATATGTCCTCGAGGCTGGCGCTTTTTGCCATCACTGTTTTGCTGCTTGCCGGCTGTGGAAAGCCCGCTCCCCGGGAATACCAGGGATATATAGAAGCGGAAAACGTTTATCTGGCGTCTCCCTATGGCGGAAATCTGGTGGCACTCGAGCGTGTGCGCGGTACCCGTGTGCAGAAAGGCGAGCGGATTTTTGAGCTTGATTCCAACCCTGAGAGCATTGTGGTGCGCGAGCGCGAAGCGGCACTGGCCGAGGCCAGACGTACACTGCAGGATTTGCAAAAGCCCCGCCGTGCGCCTGAAGTCGCGGCAATTGAAGCACAGATTCGCCAGGTAGACGCGGATTTAGCGCTTGCAAAACTGCGCGTCAAGCGTCAGCAGGAGCTCTTTACGGCTAAAGCGACCGACAAGGATACCCTCGATGCGGCCGTCACGCGCCTTGATGAGCAACAACATCTGCGTGACCGCTTTGTGGCTAACCTCGAACTTGCGAAACTTGGCAGTCGCGAAGACCAGATTCGTGCGCAGGAAGCAGCGGTTTTGCGCGCTGAAGAAAATCTTGCAGCGGCACAATGGAACCTTTCGCAGAAAACCGTAACCGCCCCCGCCAGCGGCGTGATTTTTGACACCTATTACCGTCCTGGAGAATATGTGGAGGCGCAGCAGCCGGTAGCCTCACTTCTCGTCCCAGAATATGTGTATGTGGAATTTTTTGTACCGGTCAGTGAGCTTGCAACGCTGCACCCTGGAAGTGCCATTACATTTGATTGCGATAGCTGTAAACCGGCCAATGAAGCGATTGTCAGTTATGTATCACCTGAAGCAGAGTTTGTGCCGCCGCTGGTTTATAGCCGTGAAAATTACGAAAAACTGGTGTATCGCATTCGTGCGCGCCCTAAAAACCCTGAGAACTTTCGCCCAGGCCAGCCGATTTTGGTGCATGTGTCATGAGTGATGCAATCATCATTGATGTGAAAAATCTGCGCAAATCTTTTGATGAGCGGGTGGTGGTTAACGACATTAATCTTTCAGTACGCCGTGGGGAGGTTTTTGGGTTTCTGGGCCCAAACGGAAGCGGCAAGACCACAACTATCCGCATGCTTTGCGGTCTCCTGACCCCCGATGGCGGCAGTGGTCACTGTCTTGGGTTTGACATTCGTACGCAGTCTGAAAACATCCGCATGCACGTTGGCTACATGACCCAGAAATTCAGCCTTTATACAGACCTCAGTGTCGAAGAAAACCTGCGGTTTGTGGCGCGGATTTTTGGGGTGGATAATCGCGAGGCGCGTATTCGCGACACACTCGAGGATTTAGGATTGTTTGAACGCCGCCATCAGCTGACTCGCCATCTCTCCGGCGGCTGGAAGCAGCGTTTGGCGCTCTCTGCCTGCCTGCTGCACAATCCCGACGTGCTGCTGCTTGATGAGCCGACCGCCGGTGTCGACCCTATCGCACGGCGCGAATTCTGGGATAAAATTCATGCGCTTTCCGAGCGGGGGGTGACGGTCTTTGTCTCAACGCACTACATGGATGAAGCCGAGCGGTGCACGCGTCTGGCTTATCTCGCCTATGGAGATCTGATTGTCACCGGTACGGTGGATGAAGTGATTGCCCAGACCGAACTGGTTACCTGGGCCATAAGCGGCAGGGTCACTACCGCACTGTTGCAGGCAGTGCGACAGATTGCCGGTGTGGCGCAGGCGGCGCTTTTTGGCAGCCGCATTCATGTCTCGGGGTATGAGGCAACGACGCTTGAGCCGGTGCTTCATGCATTTGCAAGTACGCATAAGGTGTCGATTGAAAGAGTGCCCTCCTCGCTTGAGGATGCATTTATCAGTCTGGTGCGTGCTTCACAGGGAGAAAAGCATTGATTCGGTTTGAACGCACCCGCTTTATCGCAATGATGTTAAAGGAATTTATCCAGATGCGCCGAGACCGCGCGACTTTTGCGATGATTCTTGGCATTCCCCTGATGCAGCTGATTATTTTTGGATACGCTATCAATACCAATCCGCACTATCTGCCGGTAGCGATTGTCAACAACGATAACAGCGTGTTTAGCCGACGCATTCTGAGCGGCATGGAGCAGTCGACGTATTTCCGTTTTGTCAGTCCTGCGACGACCGA from the Legionella geestiana genome contains:
- a CDS encoding HlyD family secretion protein, producing the protein MKHYHHRDEGHMSSRLALFAITVLLLAGCGKPAPREYQGYIEAENVYLASPYGGNLVALERVRGTRVQKGERIFELDSNPESIVVREREAALAEARRTLQDLQKPRRAPEVAAIEAQIRQVDADLALAKLRVKRQQELFTAKATDKDTLDAAVTRLDEQQHLRDRFVANLELAKLGSREDQIRAQEAAVLRAEENLAAAQWNLSQKTVTAPASGVIFDTYYRPGEYVEAQQPVASLLVPEYVYVEFFVPVSELATLHPGSAITFDCDSCKPANEAIVSYVSPEAEFVPPLVYSRENYEKLVYRIRARPKNPENFRPGQPILVHVS
- a CDS encoding ectonucleotide pyrophosphatase/phosphodiesterase, translating into MKQGSSSLMLSIMLFFLCADKVYSAPVNAITDLQPTLIVLSIDSFRNDYLETLSVPTLSALAQKGVHAPLIAVFPSITFPNHYSIATGLYPEHHGIIMNEFVSKTMKEPFTYTGHRPTVKDPEWWKGEPIWVSAEKQGQRTASALWPVSGFAVQGVRTAYYEDYPEDAPPDAKVDRILAWLDLPQKERPTLLLGYFENLDNAGHAQGPRSQAVRDTAKTIDAAIGRLLQGLQARGIAQKVNLVILSDHGMSPINPKKVIDLMQIIPEDSLQAITDSDAVVAVYPKPEKLEAVYERLRHTPGMRTYRDTDIPSDFHFRSTHTPPILCVADEEGYLLAKQKEPQKGTHGYAPQLQSMQAVFIAVGPAFREKYTRSAIANIHLYSLFAHLLGLQPVKTDGTLSSLRDILK
- a CDS encoding gamma carbonic anhydrase family protein translates to MKTSLRPFGDCFPQCGERVYIDPHAVVIGNVRLGEDASVWPMSVVRGDVNAIHIGRETNIQDGAILHVTHDGPWTPGGFALVLGEGVTIAHQVVLHGCRIDDYSLIGTGAQVMDGAHIEHHVLLAAGSLVPPGKRLESGWLYRGSPAQPVRALTEDDMRKLEYSAAHYVRLKDRYLSMTDAVSDLPPPAE
- a CDS encoding ABC transporter ATP-binding protein; translation: MSDAIIIDVKNLRKSFDERVVVNDINLSVRRGEVFGFLGPNGSGKTTTIRMLCGLLTPDGGSGHCLGFDIRTQSENIRMHVGYMTQKFSLYTDLSVEENLRFVARIFGVDNREARIRDTLEDLGLFERRHQLTRHLSGGWKQRLALSACLLHNPDVLLLDEPTAGVDPIARREFWDKIHALSERGVTVFVSTHYMDEAERCTRLAYLAYGDLIVTGTVDEVIAQTELVTWAISGRVTTALLQAVRQIAGVAQAALFGSRIHVSGYEATTLEPVLHAFASTHKVSIERVPSSLEDAFISLVRASQGEKH
- a CDS encoding heparan-alpha-glucosaminide N-acetyltransferase domain-containing protein; protein product: MQTSCCDTLTTETTAVASTRVPSVDWLRGLIMIMMALCHTRDYIGSSDYENTYWNASLIWRGTSGVDVLHQLFTLIVPGGFFMLMGVSIVFFYTSRRKDGWSLEKSRNHLLLRGMILVLLQFTVLQLFEIIAENTLYFYMGVLFALGICMMVAACVEYVSWRLNTPFLLPLLIIIAIVIPQQLYVNYLQNQHITPNFWQTLLLLGGVMHYGIPLSFDFTPLPWLPGVMTGLMVGHLMRRHPRDFIPIIGRIALIFIGTLAVFMTLNMTLGLKIGDYRDFDPSHTFSVMALLCLSKYPPSINYYLFSCGINLALLYHLDYAARSAMLRTLLSPIRTIGQCALFFYILHWFVYYGLSVALPAKDFSGMQVLATWLFGIAILYPLCALYLRFRQTRPVESLWRMF
- a CDS encoding polysaccharide deacetylase family protein, yielding MSIFRTLMALLAALILASPLFAAKREIAITIDDLPFVGEDTNFHLNMIIDALKTGEVPATGFVIASKVNPTNWAALQKFREAGFGIGNHTLTHANLARLSLESDLHEIDAADKILSPLMEDTTRYFRYPYLAMGNGAKKERLLQHLQELHYQIAPITIDSRDFVFNQLLMNIPEKQRRSFLDSLRACYLDFIWQQTIAAEEHNRINRQSDKPQILLVHANLLNAYVLPDIINMYRQNGYAFVSLENALAPESTRALAQKAAKKSRTGKSIARFLAWD